The nucleotide sequence TGGCCAAAGAAGATTGGGAATGTTACGCATCTTTGCCCGGTAAAGATGCGCTAATCAGGCAGACGGTGCCTGCGGCTCGTGCGGGTTGGGGTTAGTGGCGGGACTATACACCGGCTCGGTTAATGGCGCCGGGGCGATTGACCGTAAGCGGAGTGAAGGCCGGGGAAGTTGTTCGTATTGAAAATAAGCCGTCCCCAGCCAGCCGACCTTCAGCGCCACCCGGCCGAAAACCAGCGCCTGCTGAACCAGAAACATGAGAAGTATTGTCGGCCAGTTCCGCATCGGAATCAGATCGTCAATCAGGAAATAGATGGCAAACAGGCCTGTTCCGGTCAAAATCAGAAGCCAGTACAGACCATAGGTTCTACCCAGGTTACGTAAGACCAGTCGACCGGCCTGTCCGAACGCCCGGAATGCGTTTCGCTCGTCTTCGCGGAACATCAGCACTTTGGCGAAATCGCCGATGCAGAGCAGTAGTGTAGCGGTCAGGACAAACAAACCAAAGAATCCCAGTCCAATCCAGAACAGGCCGCGCTCGGTGAAGAGATCACTCAGGGCGATACTCACCAGCGTGCCCGCAACGAGCCAGATGCCGGCCCCCGCCAGCACAAACAGACTCGTAACGCCGAACAGCCGCATAAACCGCCCGAAATAATGGCTGCAGGCCTGCCAGAATGTTCCCAAGTCGAACCGAGGACCGGTCTGAGTGAAACGCATCAGGATACCACCGGCCCAAAACACGCTAAGCAGCAGATAAACAGGTCCCAGCCATCGCCCGACGCTGAGCAGTGGAGCAATAGCGCGGCCGCTGCGGTGCATGAAGTCAGAATAGACCGTATAGTTGAATCCATCCAGCAGGGTTAAAAACGCGGGCGAGTCCTGATCTTCTACTTTCAGCGCATTAAAGAACGGCAGCGCAGCTACCAGACCCAGCACCAGCGTAATGCCATACAGCAGCCAGATGAGCCGGCCCGAGCGAAAAAGATGTCGGAAGGAAACGGTCAGCGCGTTCATCAGGAGGCTGGCAGAAGATCGTCGGACGGAGCTGGTTTATCAGCCGAAAGTACGACTTCTTTGCTTCCAAGCAGCGGATGCTCGGTTCGGATTTTCTCCTGCAGTTTCAGGAATCCATCGATCAGCGCTTCCGGGCGGGGTGGGCAGCCCGGCACGTACACATCAACCGGAATAATTCGATCAACGCCTTTGACCACGTGATACCCGTGCTGCCAATAGGGGCCACCGCAGTTTGAGCACGAGCCCATTGAAATCACATAACGTGGCTCGGGCATCTGCTCATAGAGCCGCCGGATACGGTCGGCCATCTTATAGGTTACTGTTCCCGACACGATCATAATGTCGGACTGACGGGGGGAGGGGCGGGGGAAAATACCGAAACGGTCGAGGTCGTAGTTCGACGCAAAGGCCTGCATCATCTCAATGGCGCAGCAGGCCAGTCCGAAGCTCATGGGCCAGAGCGATTTCTCGCGTGACCAGTTGAGCAGTTCTTCGGAACGCATCAGAATAACGCTGGCTTCGCCGGATTTATCGGGGGATTGGGAGGTCATGCTTTAAAAGGTTACGGTATTACGTCTATAACGCTTCATGGACGAACGCGGTTCAGCACATCCAGTTGATACGCGTAGGTAAAGGGTTCCAACTGACGACGCAGGTTTTCGCTTACCTGTTCACCGTCGCGCCCTCTGGGGCGGATCACCTTTCGGGAGTTCGGACCGAGGTGGTTACCCAGCACAGCCCCCAGGCCGGCCCCTCCAGCAACCGCCAGCGTCAGGTTAAGCCCATACAAAACAGGGCTGCGGAATCCGTTTTTCTGCGAACTGCGCACAACCGTATAGCCCAGCAGCAAGCCACCAAGAATGGCACCCTGAACCGGACTGCGCTGACGATTGCGCCGTCGAAGCACGACCTTTTTCACGCCAGACAGGGGAATGTTTCTCGTGGGCTGATACCAGCCGGTTCCTTCGCCATTGATTGTTACGTCGGTCTCCGATACGTCGGCCAGCGTTCCCCGCAACCGCGGACCGCCCTGCATAACAACCTTTACTTTGTATACCTCAACACTGGGTTTTTGCGCCAGCGCAGCAGTAACAGCGGTCAGGAGAAAGAGCCAAATAAAGACAACGGGCCTCATGCTGGTTTTTGGTCGGTCTTTCGGCCCGGACTGTACTTGTCGTTTACCTGCTGGTATAAGTTTGTCGGGACCCGGCTATCAACGGTCGGCACTTTCGGCTGGGGCTTAACCCAGTCGAGATACCCTTTCGCCCAGACGTAAGCCAGCCCAAGCGCCAGAATCACGACGAATAAAATGGCTTCGGTCAGCGCAAACCAGCCCCACAGCCCGTCCGTTGCCCGAATCAGGCGTTCCTGACCAAAGACCGTTGCCCATGGAAAGAGAAACACCAGCTCGACATCGAACAGCACAAACACCAGCGCCACAACATAGAACCGGATGTTAAACTGAACATTAGCGTTCCCGACGGGTTCCTCACCCGACTCGTAGGTACTATTTTTTTCTGCGTTCGGATGATCGGGTCGCAACAGCCGCGCAATGAACAGAACCAGCCCGATGAACGCAAAAGCGGCCAGAATAAACAGCAGGATGATACCGAAGTCGGAAAGCATAGTCGGGTCGGTGGATTATATCCTGTACGCCTTACTTTTTTTGCTTTGGATACAGATTATACACAATAGATGCCTGAAGCACCCGATTCTTGTAAACCGCCAGTGGCTCGGGCGATACATTCGTAAAGCCGTACACGTAGCGTACGTGCAGACTAAATTTGTCGAGCATATCCAGAAAATCGTAATGCGCACCCACGACCAGACCCAGGTCGTTTTTTGCCCCCGGTCCGCCCGACTTACCGGCATTCAGAGCATAACTAAACTCCGGACCGGCCTGTAACGTAATTCCTTCGGTTGGAATATAGCCCAGCAGCAACGGAACACTCAGATA is from Spirosoma taeanense and encodes:
- a CDS encoding NADH-quinone oxidoreductase subunit B; translated protein: MTSQSPDKSGEASVILMRSEELLNWSREKSLWPMSFGLACCAIEMMQAFASNYDLDRFGIFPRPSPRQSDIMIVSGTVTYKMADRIRRLYEQMPEPRYVISMGSCSNCGGPYWQHGYHVVKGVDRIIPVDVYVPGCPPRPEALIDGFLKLQEKIRTEHPLLGSKEVVLSADKPAPSDDLLPAS
- a CDS encoding NADH-quinone oxidoreductase subunit A, with the translated sequence MLSDFGIILLFILAAFAFIGLVLFIARLLRPDHPNAEKNSTYESGEEPVGNANVQFNIRFYVVALVFVLFDVELVFLFPWATVFGQERLIRATDGLWGWFALTEAILFVVILALGLAYVWAKGYLDWVKPQPKVPTVDSRVPTNLYQQVNDKYSPGRKTDQKPA